The stretch of DNA TCTTGGGATATCGTAATTCTATTCCGAAATACCGCTAAGCTCACTTTTGCCTGTTGCATTGTGTCCAGGTATTACATCACTCGAATATAGGTAACTGCGATTAGCCATACACTTACCTCCTCATGACGCAAAAGCTGCTTTTGTCGGAAATGTCCCTCCTTCTTTCACTACACATCTCGCTAGTCGCTGAGCAGCTCTATCGAAGTAGAATTTTGATGATTGATTCGGGTCAGAAACAGGTTCCAGTTCCGTAAACATATTTGTTTTCTTATTTAATTCTATTCGTCCCATTTGTTCTTCGTTAGGACCAAATCTGTATATTACTATTTCTTCATCTTCATGTTCTTTAAGTAATAGTACGAACGATGCCATTTCAAACCTCTTTTCGATATTCTTATGGTTACGTTACCGGATAATCACCATTATTGCCCCACCAATTCACAATTTTGGCATTAACATCACTGCATTTTTTAAAACTTATTGTGCAGAACCTTCTCTAACATTGCTTAACCCATATTCAAAGCGCTCATTTAATTCAGTAATAATAGAATTCAGGGAACTCCAGGGACGGTTCATTACACTGTTATCAGAAGGTACTGCTATTTTAGTTGGAAGCCATTTAAACTCCATTGAATACTCTTTACTAAAACCCAATTCCAAAGTATCACCCATAACCTTTAATTCACGCAAATACCCCTACAATATTAAATAAGACGATTTAGCCATGTTTTATTACCTGGTTAACTTCTTGGCCTATAGTTTTCCCAAGCTGTTTCCCCGAGTATTTTATATAATAGCTGATATTCCCATGCACTTTAAAGTTATCTAAAAACTGAATGTCTTCCATTGTAGGCAGGACTCCGTAAACAACCATATAGTAACCCGGAGTCAGATTGCTCCATTGAGAAGAGTAGGATACTGCGGGAGTAAAACCAAGAGCCCTGGATTTATCGGCTTCTGCAGCCGCTTCATCATAAGATTTGCTGCATAACCCGATGATAAAATACCCTTCTTTCAGTTCCGATGCATTGATGAGTTTCCCATCGATAAAGGTTCCGGTATGTACAGTTCCATCCCCCAGCAAAATGCCATATCCATTTTTCTCGCCATTGCGGAATTCACCTTTGTATGCGTTAGCAGCAGTCCTTTCTATTCCCTGCCCGTGGTACAGGCTCTCCTTCCACTCCCCGGCATACTCGTATCCGCCCCAGCCCAAAATTCCAAATCCCTGACGAAATCCATAGTTCATATGCCCCTCATATTTACCCAGTTTCATACCAGAAGGCGTATAGAATTGCTGCATTCCATATCCATGCAATTTACCCTCGCGCACTTCTCCTGTCCAACTAAAAGGAGTATCTTCCGACGAATTAGATGCGTAATAAGCTGCACCCGCATCAGAGTAGATCCATGTGCCCTGGGCGAAACACTGACAAGTCCAAAAGACCAGCAGCAGAAGCATCTTAGAGAATACCCTTGAAAATGGGATTCGATTGAATTAGCATGGTGCTTTCCTCATTTCGTCAGTTTACCGCTATAGAATTGCATCTTCCGATTAACCTCGAGATTGCCTTCGGTTTGAACTATTAAAAAATCCTTAATAGTTGAATATGAATCTAATTCCTCGTAATTCTTTATTTATAAAATTCATGGAATGGAGTTTCCGGGCGCTTACTGCAAAACGGGCAATTCTCATCTCCACAACCATCATCTGACCATTCATTACAATTAGGGCAGAAATTGCAATCATATTTATCAAAGTATACTAACGGGTAATTGCATGTTTTACATGTTTCTTTCACAATAACGCCGCCGACTCTCCATTTACCACACAATACTACTTCTCTCTTTTTTCTACTCTCCCAAATTTTCATTGCATCACCGTTGGTCTACCAACATTTTTAATTATGTTGTATTGTTTTATTGTTCGGCTTGAATTCTGCTACTTTTTCATTTCGCCTGTCTGGGGCGATATTTAATATATTTTTCAATCTAAATATAAAAATCCTGCCAAATTAGTTCAAAGATATTGAGAATTTGGCAGGATTTTTGTTGTAATGATTTGCCGTTACTTTTGCATAATATGGATGGCAAAGCCGCCAAACTCGCCGTCTAAATAGACGTTCTTCAGTTTACCATCCTCGAAATATGCGGCAGTATCCATGTTGAAGGAGAAGCCTTTCTCTTTCAGCTCTTCTGCGGCAGCGGTCAAATCAGGTGTACGCATAGCGATATGACCGTTTGCACCCAGGAATGGAGCCTTCATACACTCGAAGTAAGGGCCGCCGAATTCGGACTTTTGTCCGTGACGAAACTCAAGGTTAAACATCATGCTCAGAAGCCGAGCCAGTTTTTCTGCCTCCTCGGCATTTGGTGTATTGATGCCGATATGCTCCAGTTCAAATTTATTATTCATAATCATACCTCTTTTTGTAAATATCGGAAAATTCAATCACTTCGGAAGCTTACAGCGGGAACATCATCAACGCTCCGGCAGTCAGAGCCAACAAACGGATGAAGTACATCGGAATTGTGAATTTCCAGAACTCGGTTAGCTTGTAGTTGCCAAGGCCCATTATCATAGCCGGCATGCCGTCAATAGGAAGGAAATGGCCGTTCCAGCCTGAAACTACGATTGCGGCCGCAGCAGCAGTCGGATTTAACCCTAGGCTTAGGCAGGTAGAAATAGCCAAAGGTGCAAATACATATACAGTGCCCAAGGTAGAACCTGTAAGGGTTGCAAGTACACTTGTCAGTACACAGAAGGCAAAAACCAGAAGGAAAGGATTAATGCTATTGCCAAGCATTTGGGCCACAGTTTCGCCAACTAAAGCGGTTAGGCCTGTACTGCCAAGAGCATCGGCAATGCCGATAACACCGGCAGACATCAAAATGATGGGAGCCCCGATGCTGTTACGAATTTCATTGAAATCCAAAACACGGACAGCTAGTATCACAGCTACAGCCAAACCTGGAATTACATAGCCTGAATCGCCAATTTTGCTTTGAAGAATCATGCCCGCAACGGCAGCCACAAAGGCTGCATAAGTAGTGTACTCTTTCCATTTTGGCATTTCGATAACAATTTCGCCCTGGGACTCAGCATTTTCAGTGGCCGCTGCAGCAGGATGGCTAGGTAGTCTTTTGTAAGCAATTAAGCACCATACTAGGAAGGCTAACGAGAGTATTAAGTTCACAACAGAGAATTTCACTAAGGAAACATTACCAACAGCTGCTCCGGCAGCTTGCAGAACAGCAATAACAATGCCGTATTGCAGCGCCACGTTTACCGGAATTAGAGGATGGTTGGCAGCGAAGCCGGAAGTCATAATAATTTTGGAACCTGGTAATTTCTCATTGTAAGGTATGGCGGATAGTATACCTAGCGTAAGAACATAGTATGCAGTTGAGCCTGTGCCGAATAGGCTGCAGCCTAGCATAACCACAAGAATCAACAGTACATAGGCCCTAAATCCACCTTTGCTAGCCATGTTGTACATTGCTTTTTTGAAAGAAACAATAAAGCTGGTCTTTTGTAGAGCCGCCATAATTGCCATGAAGGAGGCAAGCATAACAACGGTAGAGTTAGAAAAGCCTCCGAAAGCAGTCTTGATATCGGCTATGCCGAAAAGAACCAATAGCAGACATGCGAGAAGTGGAGGTGCGCCGAAGGGAAGTTTGTCTGTCATGATTAAAATAATCATGAATACAGTGATAGCAAGGGCAATAATCATTGAAATCGTCATTTGTTTGAACTCCTCTCTTTTATAGGATTATTTTTTTGCAGTCAGCGCATATATCAATTCAAACATTCTGTTTGGGGAAATGGGT from Acetonema longum DSM 6540 encodes:
- a CDS encoding VOC family protein: MNNKFELEHIGINTPNAEEAEKLARLLSMMFNLEFRHGQKSEFGGPYFECMKAPFLGANGHIAMRTPDLTAAAEELKEKGFSFNMDTAAYFEDGKLKNVYLDGEFGGFAIHIMQK
- a CDS encoding SLC13 family permease, coding for MTISMIIALAITVFMIILIMTDKLPFGAPPLLACLLLVLFGIADIKTAFGGFSNSTVVMLASFMAIMAALQKTSFIVSFKKAMYNMASKGGFRAYVLLILVVMLGCSLFGTGSTAYYVLTLGILSAIPYNEKLPGSKIIMTSGFAANHPLIPVNVALQYGIVIAVLQAAGAAVGNVSLVKFSVVNLILSLAFLVWCLIAYKRLPSHPAAAATENAESQGEIVIEMPKWKEYTTYAAFVAAVAGMILQSKIGDSGYVIPGLAVAVILAVRVLDFNEIRNSIGAPIILMSAGVIGIADALGSTGLTALVGETVAQMLGNSINPFLLVFAFCVLTSVLATLTGSTLGTVYVFAPLAISTCLSLGLNPTAAAAAIVVSGWNGHFLPIDGMPAMIMGLGNYKLTEFWKFTIPMYFIRLLALTAGALMMFPL